In Bacteroidota bacterium, a single genomic region encodes these proteins:
- a CDS encoding DUF3325 domain-containing protein produces MTPAAPSALVAGLLLAAALGLAYAGFALLALSLDRNWKAAAATASGLARGPALAPPPTWTDMRASGYLLLALAFMPLLARDGVVSFAVVSWVLWLGVAAALVAFTLTWRPHWLWPLASALASDPAEAHPPAGDGARGVGPPSGGIPRRVPPKRPLALGRERSPTRGAD; encoded by the coding sequence GTGACGCCAGCGGCCCCATCCGCCCTCGTCGCTGGGCTCCTCCTCGCGGCCGCGCTCGGACTGGCGTACGCCGGGTTCGCCCTGCTCGCGCTGAGCCTCGACCGGAACTGGAAGGCCGCCGCCGCGACCGCCAGCGGACTCGCTAGAGGCCCCGCCCTCGCCCCGCCGCCGACGTGGACCGACATGCGCGCCTCGGGCTACCTCCTGCTGGCGCTCGCGTTCATGCCGCTGCTGGCGCGTGATGGTGTCGTCAGCTTTGCCGTCGTCTCGTGGGTGCTGTGGCTCGGCGTGGCGGCGGCGCTCGTGGCGTTCACCTTGACGTGGCGGCCGCACTGGCTCTGGCCTCTGGCGTCGGCGCTCGCCTCCGACCCGGCCGAGGCCCACCCGCCAGCGGGAGACGGAGCGCGCGGAGTCGGCCCGCCGAGCGGTGGGATCCCACGGCGCGTCCCGCCGAAGCGACCGCTTGCCCTCGGCCGGGAGCGCTCGCCCACCCGGGGCGCCGACTGA